The segment CGCGACAAGGGGATGGAAGAAATGAGAGCCCTGTGAACGAAGCTGGAaggtggagagggtggggaaCCAATAGACGCGTGGGCGGacagacagacatacagacacGGGGAAAGACGACGCGGAGCGATGACAAGACACCACACACACTCTCTGGAGAAgacgggtgtgtgtgggggtgggggggtccggCCAAGGcagcaccaccccacccccaccctgcgtGTCCCGCGCGCACACCCCGATCCCGGAGGACGGGGCGCCCCTGGGGCCGGGCCGGGAACCGCAGGAACTACAGCACTAGAGGCGGCCGTCCCGGGGCGGAGAGGAGCGGGACCGGGTGGTGACGGGGACACGCCCTCTCGCCGCCCTCGGCCTCTTCCCCCTCCCCGGGGGAGGTGCGTGGCTGCGGGGTGTCGCAGGCCCCAAGCTCCGGCCGGCCGTCGGAGTTCTCTTCCCGCCCCACGCCCAGCCGCGTCACATGACGGCGCAGCGGTTGCGGCGCAGCGCGCCCTGGAAGCGCAGGGCGGCATGCACGTGCTTGCAGCGCGCGCAGCCCACGCTCTTGAGCAGCTCGCTGAAGAGCAGGAGGATGTGCCAGTTGTACTTGGCCGAGCACTCCACGTAGCCGCACTTCCAGGTCTTGCGCACCAGGTGGGACACGTTCCAGCGCGGGATCACGCGTCCACGCTGCAGGTCCCGCTTGTTGCCCACGATGATGATGGGTGTCTCTGAGGTGCCTATCACCCTGCAGGGTGAGGTGGGAAGCCCGCTCAGCACCCCACCGTCTCTCGTCTCACAAGCCCCGGACCTAAGGTAGGGTGGGCTGTGCCTGATCCCTGTTAACTGCTACCATCCCTCTGTTCCAGGCGCGGCGCTATGACTGGCATAAAAAAGATAGGTTATTTATGTTctcccgggacttccctggtggcccagtggttaagactcccactcccaatgcaggggcatgggttcgatccctggtggggaaacttaCATCCAGCATGCTGTGGAGCATTCGTAATAATAATGTtctccccattgtacagatgaggaaactgaggctggctTAGTTATGCAGCCCTGGAAGTCTCCTTCCTGGAGCCTCTGATCTTAACTAGCCAGCCCATGGTATGGGTCCCAAAAGGGGTTAACAGAAACAGGGACAGCAAAATGGAGTGAGTGCGTGTTTAACTATATGTGTGGGAACCAGACATTCCTGCACCCTTTTCACAGGAAGTGGCTGGCACGGGGGCATCCACTTAAGTGGCAGTGGAGTGTATCTCAGCCCCTCACCTTGTCTCTAGGATCTGCTGGCGGATGGTCTTGACGTACTCAAAGCTGTCAAAGCAGCAGATGTCGTAGACCAGGATGTAGGCGTGGACACTCCGGAGTCCCCTGCAGCAGGTGTCTGCCCATTCCTGCAACACCCCCAACCACAGCAAGGTCAGAGCAGTCATGAGGGCCCCCTGTGCCCCCTGCCACCTCCAGCAATATGCAGCACTCTCAGCTGCCACTGCACCCTAAACCTTCCACACTCACCTGTCTCCAGGCCAGGGCCAGGGCAGAATCCAAGTGCTCAGTGCTACACCTTCCCCACCTCAAAGCCAGGATAGGTCAGCTCACACTGTCTGACTTCCAGGGCCACTGTCTGTCCCATGCATGCCTGGAGCTGAGTTCTCTCTGGTCCCATTTTGTGCCCCAATCTGTCCATCCAGTCCTTTATTCGattacatttattaaatgcctccAAGAGCACAGCCTTGAGCTAGTTGTTGGACCTGTTGAAATCCTGTCTCCCCAGGCCTCAGAACagatgcctcctcctcctccaagaaCCCTTCCTGCAAGTAAGGGACTATTCTTTTCATCTTCTGTGTTCTTAGAACAGCTGCATGATACCTTGGTCAGAGCAACAGCTCTATACCTTCTCCATCCCTAAGTCCCCCATTCTGTTGTGAGCTCCTGAGAGGACCAGAACCCAGCCTTCCTCATTTTTACAtacctcctcccccttcccatcAGGGCCTCACACCTGTAGGCTCTTAGCGGGCTCTTGGATGCCACAGCCTAGGCTGGAGAACTCTCCATGGTCCTGAACCCCACCTGGACCCAATTCCTGCCTGTAATGCTGCCCATAGGTTGCTGCCTGAGGTGCCCCTTCTGTTTGCTTCACTCTGGCTTCAAGGTTGAGAAGAAGCAGCTCTGAGGTGAAAAAGGTTGAGACCGGATGCCTACTGGGGGCTGATTTAGACCAGGGCCACAGGGCAGCTCCAGGGAGATGGAACTTCCTGAACACCAGTGGCAAATTCTCCTGGAAAGGGCTGCAACTCAAGTTGAACAGGCCCCTGGCAAGGCTGAGTGCACTAAAGGGAAGATTCCTTTAAGAGATTAATTAGCCAATTAACCTGCCAGCACATGAGAACTGCAAGGGCAGCAGAAGGCAGCCAATGTGTGGAAAGGAGGGGCTCCTGGAAGCTTGGCAAGGCAGAGACCTCCCAGGACAAGGAGGATGAGGGTTTTCTCTAGGAACCAGAGCCCAGGAAAAAACGAGAGGGAGGCGCAGGCCTGTCTCTGGCACCAGCTTATGAGCTGAACTGGGGTAGGGACCAGGCTTGGAGGACTGCAGTAGGCTCTACACTGCAGAGAAGGATGAAAAGGGGAGAGGCTTGAGCGACAGTGGGGGAGAGTTAAGTCTGACTCCAGACAAGTGCTTCCCAACTCAAAGGCTTAGAAGCTGCTGCAGTGGATTTCTCCAGGGGGATGATGTGGCATCTTTTGTTTGTGCTGAGTTTTAACTTTGgtgcgggggggtgggggagtggggggaagATGCTGAGGACAAATCTGAAACCACAGGAAACCAGGAACTCGCTTCTCAGGCCAGGACAGACTGTAGTCCACTGGACATGGGGACCTCTGGGAGGTTGGGACCCTGCGTGTTTGCCATTCCTCCGCCATCCCACTGCAAGGAGTAGTAAtcagtgggaagtgggaggggtggggaaacAGGCAGAGAGGGAACAGCTCTCTGCTGGGGAGAGGGAACAGCTGCCAGCCTTCGAGGGTGATAGTCCCACTGCTCCCCCCAACCTGCTACCTCCTCAAGGGGACCTTCCAGGCTGCCTCCCACCCACTCCTCTCTGGGGGTCCAAAGAGGCAGGGGAAGAAGCCTCCTGATTGGCTGGGTTGTCCCTTCACCCTTGATTGAAGGGAGCAAGCAAGAAAGCTCAGCCTGCCTTCCAGCTAGCTCCATGAATCATTCCAGATGGTAAAGGGCCATCTTGGGGCTGTGTCAAGACAGAGAAGGAGCTATGGAAACTGAGTCCAGTTCCAAGGACATGGGAGCTGAGGGAGCCACCTGGGTGCCAGCCATGCATTTGCTGCTCACTCCTTTGGTGCGTTGCACATACCCTCTAACCTCCACTCCCTTCTCTGATAGGAGGAGAGGGACCACAGAAGCAACAGCTGAGGCTCAGGCCCTAGAAACGCCGCCCTCCTAGGCTGGTTCTCATCTGGCATTGCAGAAGAACGTGTTCTTACTTTCAGACAGTAGCCCCTGGgatttctactatttgttccttGGGGCATGCCGGATCCTGTCTCAGCATTTCTTGGTACCATGTCCCTTTCTTGTGCTCTAGGGGTGAAGTCTTAGACATCCTTGGAGAGTCCAAAACTCAGGGTCCACCAAGAAGAAAAAGGCCAGTGATCCAACAGAAAGATGGGTGAAGGCATTGATAATTTTCAGATAAAGGAAAGCAAAGGCCCTCAAACATATGGAGAGATGATGCTCAACTTCGCTCATAATCAGAGATGTAAATAAAAAGTACACCGAGATTATCCTAGCTCATTTTTCAGACTATCAGAAATACAAAAGTTTGACAATACACTCTCTGGTGGCGTTAGGGAAACAAGTGCTCATGTAACGTCTCTCAAAGGAGCACAAAATATGCACTTttgtattaggttggccaaaaagtttgtttgggtttttccgtaATACCTTAGAGTTATCTGTctattttaaggaaaaacatgGACAAACTTTGGCTAACCCAACAGAAGGGGAGGGGAATGTGGCACCTTTCAAACTCCAACTGCATTTATTATTTGACCTAGCAATGCCATTTCTAGAAATCGATTCCACGCGAATACCTTCCTAGGTAcaacatgggggcttccctggtggctcagacagtaaagaatctgcctgcaatgcaggagacctgggtttgatcctcgggttgggaagatcccctggagaaggaaatggcaacccactccagtattcttgcctgcagaatttcatggaccaaggggcccggtgggctacagtccacagcactgcaaagagtcggacacgactgagtgacacacacacacatgtataacaTGACTATTACAAGCCTATTCACTGTGGCATTGTTTTGAAGCAAAAATTTTGAAACAGCCCACCTGTCCAGCAAGAGGGGATTCCACTAATATGTCTCCAATGGAATACAGTGTAGCCGtgaaaaaaggatgaagaagaaaaaaccactacaatattgtaaagtaattagcctccagttaaaataaattaataaaaaataacaacacaCAACATGAAAAAGTACAGCTAAAAACACTAAGACAAGtgaaaacaaatactttaaaaaatttaaaaaaaaaatgaagaaaagatctCTAAGTATGGATGTGGAAAGACCTCCAGGTTATAATGTCaagccaaacaacaacaacaaggtgcaggatagttttttttttttaatgcaagaagGGGAGTGGAATAAGAATGCGTTTTCTTATTTGCATAAAGAAATACTGGAAGTATGAATTAAAAAGCCAATGAGAATGGCTCTAGAGAGTGGAGCCAGAATCAGGGTGGAGGGCAGCAATGGGGCTGAGATTTCTGAGTgtgctttttgtattttaaacataAGGTTTGGGCTTTTAAATTGGATCTTACCAATTCTGAAattgaaattaaatgaaaacacacaacaaaatgtgaaaaaaataaactcagctcAATGCACAGGACTAGGGTGGAAGCTAAGCTTTCACTCGGGCTACAGTTAGCCTCCTTTGGAGGAGAACACGAACATCTGGCCTTGAACCCACTGCCCTGACCACAGTGTCCCCCAGGGCTGAGGCGTGGACCAGGCTTTTGTCTTTGATGCAGACACCCCTGGACCTGGGAAAGATAGGTGTCCCAGAGGTTGGGCCAAGGCCCTCCTGCCTGGAGTTGCTGAGACAATGCCAAGTATGattccccctccccctgcccccaccagcccCATCTGAGAAATTACTGTATTTGCATAGTGACAAGTGGCCAAGCTACAGCCCCTGCCTTCGGGGCCTCCTCTGTTTGTCTTTCCTGGAGAAACTCTGCATTCCGGTCAGGGGCTTTTTCAGTGAGCCAACCCAACCCCCTCTCAAGCCAGAcctagagagagggaaggaggaccCAGGCCTGCAGGTGGGACCCTGTGAGCCGGGGCCCTGGGGTCATCTGAATCCAACCCCAGCAGGAAAGGCTGCCCCGGGGGCCAGTTCTGAGTTCAGGGGACAGAGCATCACCTGAAAGAACAGAGCAAGAGACCTGGTGGGGGTCTCCGGCCTCTGAGTACACACCtttcccaggccccagccttttCTTCTATAGATGATGTGGGTCTGAGGCCATGGGAGGCAGAGCCCAGAATATTAATAGGCGTCTGgtgctctctgtctttctctccactGGCCCTCACCTGCCGAGATCCCACCCAGCTGAGACATCACCTCCCAGGACCCCCAGCCTGACACACCTGGTGGGATGGATGCCCCCATAAGGGTTGTCTTAGTTCCCTGTGTCCCTCCAGTCATGACAGTCATCAACATAATTGCCTGTTTGTCTTCTCACCAGACTACGAGTTCCCTGAGAGCAAAGTGCTCTCTGTTTTGAGCCCTATTCGACCCTAGTGCCCACCACAGGGCCAGGCACACATtgaaggtgttagtcgctcagtcttgtccaactctttgcgactccactgtagcccgtcaggctcctccgtccatgggactctccaggcaaaaataactggagtgggtcgccattcccttctccaggggatcctcccgacccagggatcgaacccgggtctcctgtgttgcaggcagattctttaccacctgagccacattCCTCAAATATCTGTTGGATGAACCGGTGCACAAATGAATGGGATCCCGGCAAAGCTCTTAGCAGAGTGGCGGGTGGTGAAGTGCGGAGCTCTCAAAGCTGGCAGCAGGGTCAGCGCCCAGCCCCTCCTCCGCCCGGGCCCCGCGCCATGCCCCCCTACCTGCAGTGTGTTGACCGGGAAGGCGCTGATGGGCGGGAAGTCGAGGATCTGGAGGTCGTGCACGTGGCCGTTCATGACGACAGCAGGCAGGTAGAGGCGGCGGGCGGTGGTGGGCACGCAGACCTCGCTGAACTCGTTGTACAGGAACTGGCGCACGATGGCACTCTTGCCCACGCCTCGCGCCCCCAGCACGGCCACCCGGTAGGTGGAGACCATGCCTCCCGCCCGGCTCCGCCACCGCGTCCTCGCCGCTGCCTGGGGCTCCCCCGGGCTGCATattccaggggctgggggctcagcCACCGTCAGGACCCATCACCGCTGCCCCCTGCTTGCCCAGGGCCCTCTGTGGACTCCACCTGGCCTGTGGGGACGAAAGGCGGGCTTTGGTGGGCTGGCTTCTCCTGGGACAGATTTCCTGCATTTTTCCATCTTGGGGACCATGCTGGAGCTGTTCCTGCCACTTGGGATGTCCCACCCTCCTTTTTCCAGAACTCCTATCCCACTTATCCAGaacctcccctcctcccttctccattCTCCCTGCCATCCATCCCATCAGTGGGAATCAGCTTTCTTGACCTGTGTTATGACCTAACTTTTGGCCGGTCTGACTCCCAAACCCCAGGCAAGGCTGCAGAGGGGAGTGGAAAGAGCACTAGCCTTGTTTCAAGCCCCAGCTTTCCCACGGAGCCCAGGATAAGACGACACCTTGCAGTCTCCTCGTCCTCAGGGGTGAGACTGGGCCAGTGTGTCTCAGTGGAGGTGCTCCTGCCATTTTCGGGGAGAGAGAATTCTTTACTGAGCAGGACATTTTACGTGCCTGGCTGCCAGGAGGTACTTGCCAGCAGCAGGCTCTCGGGACTATGACGACCCAAAGTGTGTTCCCCACCATCTGCCACCTTCAACCCCTGCTGAGAACCCCTGGACTAAAGGATGGCTTTGGCTCTGGAGCGTGACACTTGTTGAGCGGTTACTCTAAGTCAGCACGCCCATGTGGTTATCTTTGctgtgttgttcagtggctaagtcatgtccgactctgcaaccccatggactgcagcacgccaggcttccctgtcctctactatctcctggagtttactcaaattcatgtccattgagtcagtgatgctgtctaaccatctcctcctctgccacccccttctccttttgccttcaagccttcccagcatccgggtcttttccagtgttatCCATAGTCAATACAATATTCCCAGGTGGTAGTTATTCCCACTTCAGAGAGAAGGCTCAGAGGGAAGAAGACATGAGCCCAAGGCACAcagctgagaaaggctttctacAATGTACTCCTTTCTACAATGTCGGAGTACTCCCAGCTTCCAAATTTAATGTTTCTAGTTGGCGAAGGCCACAGGCCAAGGGCTGGGTCTAATTTTCTGGCAACCTTTGAGATCAgcgggcctggcacacagcaggtagCCAGGAAAGGGCTGCTTTGGGGTTGAACCTTGCCATGGCTTCAAGCAagctccttgttgttcagtttccaGTGAGTTTAGTGTGGGAATAAATCCCAGCTCTGATGTTTCCTAGctgcagggcagagggcagatgGCCTGTCCAATCTGAGCCATGTTCTGCACACATATAAAGTAGGGTCCTGAGCCCCTACTTCTGAAATAATTCAAGTAAACCTCTTAGCCAGGTGCCCTCTCTTTCTGTGGAGGATGCTGACCAGGGAAGCAGGTATATATGCCTGGGACTTCCCGTCTGCTAAATGGGTCTGGGGGAGATGGGTGTGCTGGGCTCTGATAGGGCCACAGCCTCCAGCACACACGCATGCTCTGTCGGTGCGTACCCTTTCCCCACGTGCGCAGCTCACAGCTGAACGTCCCTCAGTCTGGCCTGGCTCAGAGGACCCCATCCATTGGGCATGGATGTGCACACACAGCAGAGTAAACCAAGGGCCGGATTTGGGGTGAGACCCACCAGCTTTGGATCCCCGGCTCTGCCCCTCACCTacagtgtgatcttgggcaagaaaCTTTACACGGTGTTGTGAGGTTGAGCATGCACGGTGCCTGCACAGAGGAGGTGCTCACTAAACAGGGACGAGGGGCCCTTCGTTCATCAAAGGCTTTCCACGATCCCAGGGGGGCCTCCTAGCCATCCCCAATGGGTCACTGTTCACTGCTGCTCACATATATGTAGTGTGTGTGCAATCCTCCCCCATTTTATTGAaggtgaaaacaaacaaattcaGGGATGTGAAGACCAGGTAGCCCGTTGAGCTATCAGTTAAGCCTAGGACCCTCATCTCTTTCCTGCCCCATGCAGTGTCCTTTTCCCAACAAGGGCTTCTCTACTTCTGTGAGCTCCCAACATGGGGaagtcccagcccctcctccccctaaACTCCTCCAGGGCCCTGGGCCCCTCAGGCATCCCTGGACCCTGTCAGCTTGGCAGAGAGCCTCAGCTGGGTTAATTACATAACCAGCACATGCTGGGGAGGGGGGCATCttaagggaagaagagagggcaAAGGATGCAAGAAGACTTCCGGCCTCCCCCTGGGTGTGGCAACTTATGAGGTCTCTAGGCTGTACCCTACCTGCAGATTCTCCTGGACAACATACTCCCTTGCCCTGAAATCAACCCTTTCTGGGGGAAGAGCTAGGGAATAAAAGCGGAACAACAGTGCTGGAGCCAAGGAGCAGGGTGCAGAGAGAGGGCCCTGGGTTGGGGACAGCCTCCTGGAGCCCAGCAGGCCCAAGTGTAGTCCCATCCCTGACTCAAACGTGACCCAGGCCCCCCTCCCGCTTCCCAGGCAGGGGTCCTGGGTCTGAGTGTTTATTAATCCAACATCCCCAGCAGCGAGGTGTGGAGGGGGTGGTGGAAGAGGACTGTCCAGAGAAGCAGGGCCCAGGCACCCCTCAGCCTCCCTCCCCAAGGCCTGAGCTCTGCAGTGAGTCTGCAGACGGCGCCCAGGGACAGACACTGGGGCCAAAGCCTGCTTCTGGTTCCCCTGCCGGGGGCCCGGACACCTGAGTCCCAGCCCCAAGCTGAGGgcgtgttggggggtgggggtttgcAAGTCCTGTGGACCGAGGCACCACGTCGGCCCGCTGTTGGTGCCCATCACATTCCTgtgggagtgggtgggtgggtgcgtggggGCGTCGGAGGATGCTGGGTTCCCTACGACCTGATTGGTAGGAgcggaggggcggggggaggccgGAGCCCTGCCGGCTCTCCGCCTCCAGCACCTCGcaggcaccccccaccccccgcaccagCGCTCACGTGGCCGCCCCGCGCCGCTTCCCTGCCAGCCTGccggccccctcctccctccgcgTCCCTGGCCCCCGTCGGCCCGGCCGGCCCCCCTCCACACCCCCACCGACCCAGCCGGGCCCGGCCCGCCAGCCTCCCGCCGCTTACCCGGGGCCGTCCTAGCTGCCCCCAGCCCGGGCGGGCCGGCCGGCCGGCGGGGCCGCGCTCCCCCCGGGCTCCGGCGCTGCCCCCTGGCTGGCTCCCCGGCCCGGGGGGAGAAAGGTGCGGGCGCCCCCGGATGCCCAGTCAgggcgggcgcggggcggcgCGGGGCAGATGCTGGTCGCCGAGGGGGTAGCGAACCTCCTCCGGCCCCGCTCTCCCTCCGGAGCGCGCCGCCCGCTCGCGCCGgcaggaggaggcggcggcgggcgcggagcggggggcgggggggcgtgcCCGGCCGGCCTTCCGCTGGGTCCCTGAGCCCGCCGTCTGCACCGGGGCGGCCCGGGACCAATTCTTCATCCCGAGCCTCGACCTTCACCCCTTCTGACTCTCCCTGCGATGTGTTTAACTCCAACCTGGAGGGGCGGAAAAAAGGGACTGGAGAAGCCCTAAAGACTCTTGCTTCCTCTTGCTTCTCTCCAtatcccgccccaccccaccgTCCCACCCCCGCCACACACCCCAGGTGTAGGTCTCCTCTAACCCTTCTCGGTTCAGTTCTGGATGGGCGCCCACCGCGTGCTAGAGGGCATCGAGCCTCCTCTCCTCCACCCCGCAGATAGTCACCGCCAAGGGTGGTCACTTTCACCCTTCGCTGCCTCAGTGAGAGAAGAGCAGAGAGGCCAGCAAAACAAAGCTCATCCTCAGCCATTGCGTGACCTCCATGCCCTGAAACGActgctcctctctcctctgcagACGGGGAGATGCCGGCGTTTGCCCACGTCCAGGGCAGAATCGCCTG is part of the Budorcas taxicolor isolate Tak-1 chromosome 19, Takin1.1, whole genome shotgun sequence genome and harbors:
- the RASL10B gene encoding ras-like protein family member 10B; its protein translation is MVSTYRVAVLGARGVGKSAIVRQFLYNEFSEVCVPTTARRLYLPAVVMNGHVHDLQILDFPPISAFPVNTLQEWADTCCRGLRSVHAYILVYDICCFDSFEYVKTIRQQILETRVIGTSETPIIIVGNKRDLQRGRVIPRWNVSHLVRKTWKCGYVECSAKYNWHILLLFSELLKSVGCARCKHVHAALRFQGALRRNRCAVM